A genomic window from Nodosilinea sp. PGN35 includes:
- a CDS encoding response regulator transcription factor, which produces MKRVLIVSPSAITQAGLSALIAEASASGTDRGANRWQAIGSTALPSTCQTSADWPTADCALVSWPMPGGGQPDLELGEDLPLPVVALVDAWSEVALLELLQTGRVGLLPGQASGAEIVAALDAAVAGLVVVHPTLLDPLLAVTGALQAAAPPGQPEALTPREVEVLTMLAEGLSNRAIARRLHLSEHTIKYHTSAIFAKLNVSSRTEAAIAGARAGLVLL; this is translated from the coding sequence ATCGTGAGCCCCTCAGCCATTACCCAGGCGGGGTTGAGCGCGCTAATTGCTGAAGCCAGCGCTTCCGGTACCGATCGCGGCGCGAATCGCTGGCAGGCGATCGGCAGCACTGCTCTACCCTCAACCTGCCAAACATCGGCGGATTGGCCCACCGCCGACTGCGCCCTGGTGAGCTGGCCAATGCCGGGGGGTGGGCAGCCCGACCTAGAGCTTGGGGAGGATTTGCCGCTGCCGGTGGTGGCCCTGGTCGATGCCTGGAGCGAGGTGGCGCTGCTCGAACTGTTGCAGACGGGGCGGGTGGGGCTCTTGCCGGGCCAGGCCAGCGGCGCTGAAATTGTGGCGGCCCTGGATGCGGCGGTGGCGGGTCTGGTGGTCGTTCATCCCACCTTGCTAGACCCTCTGCTCGCGGTGACCGGAGCGCTCCAGGCCGCCGCGCCCCCCGGCCAGCCCGAGGCCCTCACCCCTCGGGAGGTGGAGGTGCTGACCATGCTGGCGGAGGGGCTGAGCAACAGGGCGATCGCCCGCCGTCTGCACCTCTCAGAGCACACGATTAAATATCACACCAGCGCTATCTTTGCAAAGCTGAATGTGTCGAGCCGAACGGAGGCGGCGATCGCCGGAGCCAGGGCCGGACTGGTGCTGCTGTGA